gcTAGCTAAAtttagctattttttttttcaaaaataattatttccGTTTCCCTTTacacaataaaaattataatttaccGCATTAAAACCAGTATTtcattatgcatataaattaaataaaattctgGTTAAAATTTGaggatataataaatggtgtgtatgtatatgtCTTTGTTAAAAGTGTGTACAATGAAGActgataaatattaataaaatattaaaatttattacatatatttgtgtCATCACATTTAGCTAGCTCTAAGTGTGTTGTGTGTGTATCAATATGTTGTTTcgttacattttttaaattattaaatctataaaataatgtaacTTAACAATGTTGTCACGATTCCACATTTATTGATATTgctaaaattatttgtatttctttttttttttttttggtttatataaaaaattgtttttttccttgctgttcataattattaatgaaAACACAACTAGCTAAATgctaataaaatttgaaaaaaaaaacaataaaataacataaaaatgtcAAAAAAGTAGTAAAtcatactatttttactatcataaccttttttatattaaaaccggtatttcattatataccAAAACTCAtgattaatataaatttcgAGGAGTTGTTAATTTGACCAAGTTGTTttgtttaataaaataatatttaaaaaaattaatattgatttgtgtttaatttttaaatattacgATTTTAAccttattatttgaatatatacaattgggtacgtataaatataaaatctCTAAATGAGAATGTGGAATgtcattttaatttttgtaaattttatacaacattttcatcataaatattatgcaaTATGATCACTACAAacatgtgtatatattattgtatgATATACAGTTTTTTATAAAGCattgtaattattttaagaTAGTTATTTAACTATGAAAAGGGATTGaaatagaataaaaaaagaaaagataTCATAACAACAATAAAAGGGGAAGACCTATTTTCCTATAAGTATAAGATATTTCTTACAATAATTTTACTGCAAcatattctatattattatattgtttcATTTGTGATACTTCGCTTTAGGAATAAAACAACAAATAAAAGGtttaaagtatatataataataaagtaaaATTTATGCCTTAAGCTAGTAATAATAGGGCTTATAAATAGGTGTATATAAAACTATAgttttttacttatttataatagtaTTAATAAGGGGATAATGactttacattttttaacttgtttatttttatatagagataataataaatataaaataacaataaatatagaaaaatatgcatacacttttattaattacattttacaagagaaaaatattttttcatttttaattttataaattataaatactaATTGGATaagcatatattaatactagcaattttttatttccattttattttcataattcctagagaaaatatgttataagGGTATACTAGAGAGAGTAAATTGGATTAGGGGGACaagaaaacaaataaaagtacataaaaaaatacaagcATATAAAAGctataatattatgtatgATTAATGTAAAATGCtttaatatgaatataataaaaagcgTAATTGCGAATcgttattttataataacaagcatgctaaaaaaatatataattggataattttacataatttgtattttatttttgtgtttgttccatgcatatatatttttttatttgcgtTAATTTCTATATgcttaataatatatgcaatttaaattgtatttaaatatatttcctgTATGTATCTCTCAATACTACATATTAAAggtaaaaacaattttgtttaaatgCGAAATgggaatataaaatttataatgttACTATACCCCTTTGTGTAGTTGCggaaacaaaatatatattgaaattaaaaaaaaaaaattataacgttttttttttcgaagTTTACTAGGTGCTTCGACAAAAAAAAGCTGAAAAAATTGCCTTTGGGAAAATTTGTCtgtatgaatataaatatatttttctatgtGGCAAATATAATCAATATGATAAGtgtattaaattttaagaaataaaattaccgcgaaacaaatttaaaaacgGGATATagcataatattataagaaaaataatacataaaatatttatttattatatacatacaaaaaatacatggacaataaagaaaataagaaaattaataaaaaaaaatataattgttaaaactataaatattttatacatatatataaagttaAACATGTTTCActtttctattttatttcaatttatattattatacatatattaaatacatattaatttttttttataaaaacaattttcatcattattatatataatattttatctctataaattttatttcattgtGTCCTtagattattatatttacatataatagTTACAAAAATTCCatagaatatttaaaaaaaaaaacaagaaaGAAAGAAAACGAAAGCTTAAAACTTGATTTTCCAACactctttttttatgttatacTCATGTTATagtttatcattatttttgtttcctacatttaaattatattattatagttTCATATGCATTACTTCccctgtttttttttgatttattattattttacttgCCTATACAAATTcacattttaatttataacaatttttacataatatatatattgttttaaatatcgCGAAAGGCTTAACCATATTTTACATACGACTGTcactattattaaatagcttgttatatatacataattgcGAAtagcatatgcatatttacacgctaatatattatatatacatgaataaataatacgAAGTCAAACCCccatatataatgcatGCATTTAATAACTACGACAGTATTCATATGTATAGCATTCCAGtgctatatttataatgtaAAATTACAGTAGCATGCTCTACAcgcatttaaatatatatcaatacaacatatcattttttaatacactattatttatatttggtataatgaattttatGCTATAGTATAGTATTAAAAAcccttaaaaaaaaagtggtatatctaaattaaaatttttttatgttttgacatgtatacacatatgtaaataaaaaaaaaaatataatttacataTGTAAAATGTATACCCCCCCACACACTTTAGAGAACACCCTTATTCAGTATTCTCtactaatattaaaaattcataatttttttatattttaatttttcatatattctttaagtatatatatataaattttttttttatcagaACAATACATATAACGCTCttgaattttattattatattttttttttttataaataatacatttttaaatatggtAGAACactatatgtatatacacatatatatatgctatatttatatctatatataacagtttattgtttataattttacaaCATTATTGTCCTAAGTAATATATCGACAGTTTagtgtaatatatattgttttatttatagacgcctttttatagtttttttttcttttagtATTATTTCGTGTTCTTttgcatattataattatatattttttttatttttgatcaTTATTTGGATTATATCTGCTAACATTCTTGATAaatagtaaataaataaattatatattttttcatattatatatataccttcgtttttttttttttttttttaaaagttgtcttttttgttttattaatatataatatctttaaataaaattgataaaattttatttttatgtgtttatagttttcttttttattttaaaaacaccatttgtgtaaaaaaaataatatattttaacttatatatattatatatataagtttaGTATCTGAATTTAGTTTAATGCTTATTTAGGCTTaagtacatatattataatttatttttattttattatatattttttttttttctctcttTTCCTGTTCTTGTTTATCTTGTTCTTGTGCTTTTttcacatatattttttttttatatgcttttatttattttttaatgtaataaataaatatataatattgcaAAGTTTTAATGATTAGTAAGCATTAGTCCAATAATCATTTCGTTTTTAAGTTGAGCTTATTCTTTAGCAAGTAGTGTAGTAGtgcttattattttaaaagttgATGCATACACATACATATAAGGCTAAATATTTCCAacttacatataaaaaaaaaattcaaaaaattatttttataaaatattttattcattattattatacacatatgtgtatgtaatatgtatatgaatatacgtatgcataatttatcttttattttttcatattattttatatattttttttacgtttttattgtaaagatataaataaattacaatATACTAAAtcgtttctttttttttttatcgtAAACAGTTTTAtcattgtatttatttttcatgcccttatttttgttacttTGCTATTTACcattgttcatattttttctggTTACTTTGaattttaatatgaatCAACAATTGTTGAAACGCTAGAAAGAATTAAATACgatatttttctaattaAAATCTTAATGTATGTACATAAGTGAAAATAcatgcatacatatttatgaatatatatatatacataagcTTATACATGTAAATACGAATTTATAcgaaatacatttttatttagagTGCATTGGTGAGAGTATATACATGCATGCATctatttgttatatatatcctaTTTATtgcttttaaaattttatatgcaaaataagatatatatatatatttatatttatttattttaagcAAGCTCTAAAGAAATTATTTGgttatgttttatatttataaatacttTTATGGGCAACAAATAGAACCATATAAAAGATACATACATTTTATGTCTACTGATAAGAGCAATTGTGGTGAGAGTATTTATAAGTGTGTTATTTTGCTCTCCtatgtaattatatatatgcttacATAAGTACGTACGATCATTGAGAGATATACATATACTAAAacgattatatatataccaaTTTTCAAAGCAATTTATATCTAATTCAAAACGagtataaacaaaaaagaaaaaaaacatataacttatttttacaaaaaaaaaaaaaacaataacaCCAGGTGCCTATACATTGATaggtaatatataaaactacttattcaaaatttatgtagaaaaaatgatgacCAAAAACGTGAATAATCAATCACCATTAGTTGTGACTCAAATACCacgaaaaaaacaattttataaaactaAAATGTGCCCATGGTTTTTTTCTGGGAGATGTGATAGAGGTATAGATTGTTTGTTTGCACATTCACAAGAAGAATTAAATCCAATTCCTGATTTATCATTTACTAGCTTATGCCCATTAGCAAAAAAATCAGgattatgtaaaaatgaaaaatgtagTTATGCACATTCAGTATGTGAATTAAGACCTACAGgagatttatataaaactgCACCATGTACTAAATTTTTAAGAGGGAAATGCAATGCTGAATCTCATTGTCGACATGCTCATTATATTGAAGAATTAAGACCATTACCTGGAAATATATCCCCATCACAAAATGCAATAAATTTGATGTTAGCTGCACCTTTAACAGCTTctatgcaaaaaataagcaaacctaaaaataatttttttatggatGAGAATAGAggaaatttaaataataatggtgttggcaaaaaaaatgaaaaagatttaaaaaattcgaCTTCAATATcatgtaataattattcattacaaaatagtttaaataatactagatttggaaaaaaatatatgaaaaatgcaAGTGTTGATAATAGTATTTTATTAGGAACTAGTAATATGGACTTAAACCCAAGCAATAGTAACAATAGCATACATAGCCATGTTACTtcaaatatgaataataataatgagcTAGCTATTCATAacaatattaatgaaaatattcttaacaatataatgaatactactaataataatggaaataataatatgaacaagCCATATAGAAAAAGTTCCTCTTACTCAAGTAAATTATATGCTCTCTTAAAAGGtaaagataataaagatggaaacaatatgaataacttaaaatttaaatcctttttaatgaataaccatgatatgaataatacCAACAATGCCAATGCTAGTAATAGTAGTGCAGGCATATTAAGCAACTTTAATATTCGAAAAATCCATAGTGCAGGAAATAAAAGTAGTGACAATACTAATGGAGGATATAAATctataaatgaaatgatGAATCAAGATATGAATATGAACTGTTCGATAAATAGTAACAATAGAGGAGGACCAGGAGCATTGGTTAAAAAGGGAACAAGCAtgacaaataataatactatgGTAAAAACAGGAAATGGAAATATGGGAGGATCAAATATGAGTATTGGAATGAACACAAAAATGAATTCAAATGTAAGTATGGCTAGTGGACATAGTAATATAACTAACCAACATTATGGAATTAATAGAggacaaaaaaatgatgggCTACATTATTCTTCATTCTCAACTAAAGAACCTTCATCACCTATGAGAATCCCAAGTAATTCATCTAAAGAATATGCTGAAGGTAATGAAACTAATTTAGTAGACACAATTGAGCATATGGAAATAACAGCACAAGATAGCGTATTAAAAGTTATTGAAgatgataatgaaaaatttaatactAGTGATATCAAAaagttttttaaattattacaaaTGACAAATgctaataattataatgatgaaaattttttatataatgatgCAGATATGAATCAAGgtgttaataataacatgTATGAGCAATATAAATCTCCATCTATACCAgcaaatattatgaaacaACAAATGAACCCAGATTTATCACGCACACCTGAGCAATATTcccaaaataataatgtaaataataacaatgcaaataataataataataaatatgacataaatgataatattaaaaacatttataaaataaataacaataatttgGCTAGCTGCTCCAATTTCTGGAATTTCCCCGAAGATGAATTTCCAGCACCAGCTTCAAAAATTGCACAAGATGTAGAGATATTTGATTATTGAAAAgttaacaaataaaatcgAATACCCAATTTGCGCAATGCGTAAGTATACAATATTtgctatttatttaaatccaAAATTTTCGTATTTGTAAAGTTCAAGTAATGCCTAAACATACATAACCACAACatatgatgataaaaaaaataatttagtgGTATGTAAAATGAAAGAGTATGGCACACATTATGCATAGTAACCATAACTATCATTATAATGAAGTctccaaaaaatattttatttttatgtattagAAATAGCCGCATGCTTTATGTATATGAATGTACTTTTGTgcgtgttttttttttttttttttttttttttttgatcaGATTTTAATCTTTTGGAATTATTCAAATCCCAATttgaatatgtataatatatatattatataattttttattttaaatgtgTCAATTCATTATgcaaaaatttatattattttatgcgTTCCTCGAATCTATTATATGCCTATGCATTGTAGAtttgtatacatatatatctatatatataacgcACGCTTTATTTACATGCTGTGTATGTGGcgcatattatatatgccgAACATACatattacatatgtatattatatatatgtgcatattttaatttcttttattatgtatCCTCATTTCATTACGCAGTTAATTAAAtgttatgaatatatataatacccTCCTATAAATGTAaagtgtatttttttttatatatcgTCCCTTATTTGTCAAGTTTTCTGAgtaatgttttatttcatttttaaatattcatttttgttttaaaatcaatgtattatttcatatcttgttttattaatattacatatatgttATGCTATAagcaatttattttatatgagaTGGTTCGAAACtcaaaaaacaattaaCACATTCATGTTATGTTgtgtatattaaataaatatatataatcttAAATATTAGGAAATAATATTCCGTCTTTCGAAAATACAATGCCATTTTGCTTGAAAATTAAGTAGGGCaaagtaaaaattaatCAAGCAAATGGCAAATAATAAGATTGTGTTTGTTCTccttaaataaaaaagatgaaaattgCCATTGGAAAtgaaactatttttttcgtttaaaGTTTTATAATTCAACGAATAAAGAGGTCAAAATAAACTAAAGAATGTGTATGAGTATATATGTGCTAAGACTGCacatgtatatttaaaaattaggaaaatggaaaatactgatttcttatattattttttataactgGTTAAGGCGCTAAAAACCAAATAGTCTAATTCACTATTTTAAAGTTTTATAAATCAATagtaaataattcaaaaaagtACCAATTTACCTTATATgttcataaatatgtgATATTTACATTGccaaaatttagaaaaccaaatttatacatacctatttttattaaccgttcataaaatttttattcttttaagtagtaatttatatatgtaattagctaaaatatgtaaatagctagcatatttttattaattccctttaatttccctttttattatgtacaGCAATATTATTCTACATAAAAAGGATAAgctaattatattaaaaaaaaattatgcatacaattaattatatatatattaatatgcaATAAAACAAGTATTTTTACTAAATGATGAATATGATATTACAAGTtgaatttatgttttttattttttatatactaaataaatatactacCAATTTAACCgtttaattatattcgattaaaaataataatatatgaataaaatttataaataataaaatatgctgTTTTTTATCACGCTacaatatgcatatttattaccGACATATGGGTTTGCtttacattttaataattattaaataatgaatatttacTACGCATGTATTTTCCATAAATTTGAAgggcaaaaaaaaaagttttcaTCACACTATAGCTcgtttaaatattaaatgtcGTTTTcatatggaaaataataatataatctaatattattaatagaaGCTTCcgatatatattatgcattaaaaaatgcaagagagtatttacaaaaaactAAATAAATGGAGGTAATAAGCGTGCATAATTATTCTCTTAATGGTATATTGTAAAATACATTAATTAAACTTTATTTCTTTGTTATATGCATTAGATAAtgtactatatatatattttactttttaaaaataaaggaaaatttttactataaaataatattatataaataatatttattgctactttattttaatatttgtttgtTAAAGCTtcctaaaaatatttaatatatgctaaaaatatattaaaattttattaaaataaattataaattttataacatGACTAGAAAATAACATGATTTacattgtattatttttaatgcatACATAGAAagtttaattttataaaaataaataataaataattatatagttatatatttttactgtatagaataataaaagttgaatgtttatatttttgaataataaattatttaataattcttttattttaattttaaattttaaaaaaataaaaataacaccACAACACAATTAGgctatatttaataatatatatattttttttaacctTGTAAattgcataaatatattaaatatttttatatgattttagtataattttttataaataagtagCAACCCTTTGTATGCATACcgataataaagaaacacatatatataaataatatgcatattgtAGTGCTTGTGTAgaatcataatatttttaaatatatatatttcattgtgacatatttattaaactgCATAGCTAAGGTATGCTATTtaattgttatattttgttgttTGTACAATAAgttcttttaattatatgctAAATATTCCTGTAGGAAATTAAGCACACGGTTTTAACcagattatttttaaattttatattgtatttaaaaaaaagatagtACAAAATGTTTACTAGCACGGGTAAGCTTCTTTATTCTGTTGAATATAGCCCGTCCAAGAGTAAGGACTCGACAGGTGTTTTCAGAAATCCAAAGTTCAAAGATAAGTTGGTAGATAATTTTGACGAGGTTCCATTAACTAGTGTATGGGATGGGTTTAATAAATCAGCtgagaaatataaaaataagcaatGCTTTGGTACAAGAGTTCGTAAAGATGGTAAATTAGGTGAATATCAATGGAAAACATTTCAAGAAGTACGAGAATTGATTATATTAGTTGGTTCCggtttaataaataagaaTGTATGTCCAGTAATTGATTGTGAAGATCCAACAGTTCCCAAAGGACGATTTTTAGGTTTATATTTACCTAATTGTGAAGAATGGAATATATGTGATTTTAGTTGTAACgcatttaatattattaccgTACCTTTATATGATTCATTAGGTATTGAATCTagcaaatttatattagaTCAAACAATGATGCAAACAATTACATGTAATAAACCATGTGCCttgaaattattaaaatctTTGGGATCATTTGAAcaaatgtttataaaaacattaatattagttgaaaaagaaatagatccagaaataaaaaaattaagtagtcaattaaatataaaaatagtaacatGGGATGATTTAATAGAATcaggaaagaaaaaaagattAGAACCCAAACCaggaaaattaaatgatatttGTTCAATATGTTATACATCTGGTACTACTGGATATCCTAAGGGAGTTATAATGACTAACCACAATTTTGTTGCACAAATGGCCTCATCATGTTATGGACCCATAAAATTACCTAATCTTATTATAGATGAAAAAGATACCCATTTATCTTATCTTCCATTAGcacatatttatgaaagGATTATGTtgtctatatttatatacttaGGTATAAGAATTGGATATTACTCAGGAAATATATTAGCTTTGACTGATGATATTCAAGCATTGAAACCAACTTTATTTCTTAGTGTACCTAGATTATATAATAGAAtacatgaaaaaatatgcaattctttaaaaaaaaaacccTCGCTTTTACAATCATTGTTTAATAAGGGACTTGatcagaaaataaaaaaattaaatagtaCTGGTAATCCTTCTAGTTTTTTTTGGgatacattattatttaataaagcaaaaaaaatattaggtGGAAATGTAAGAGGAATGTTAAATGGTTCTGCTCCTCTTGGTGTAGAAGTAGCAAAGAgattaaaatgtatattctCTGTTCCATTAATGGAAGGGTTTGGTATGACTGAAGGATTGggttgtttatttattacaaataCTTATGATAAGGATGTAGGACATATTGGTGGTCCCTTACCAGCTACTGAATTTAGATTAGTATCCGTACCagaaatgaattatttagTTACTGATAATCCACCAAGGGGTGAATTGCTTTTAAGAGGCCCAACAATATGTAGTTTAGGATATTTTAAGTTAGAGAAAGAAACAAGTGAATTGATAGATGAAGAAGGATGGATGAGAACAGGTGATATTGCTTGCTTTAGCTCAAACAATTCATTAACTATTATTGatagaaagaaaaatatatttaaattatcacAAGGTGAATATGTAGCAgtagaaaaaatagaatcagtttataaacaatcattatttattgggCAGATATTTGTTTTTGGATATTCGCATGAATCCTTTTTAGTATGTATTGTTTTCCCATCTTTTGATACAATGGAAATATGGgcaaaggaaaataaaataaataaaccaaatgatgaaattataaaattagaaaaattcaaaaatgaTGTTATCCAAGATTTAGTTAAAATCggtaaaaataatggacTAAATGGATATGAACAAATTAAagatattcattttattatggATGGATTTACTATTGAAAATGATTTGATGACACCAActggaaaaataaaaagacatGCTGTACAGATTAAATTCAAACAAGATATTGACAAAATGTATGAACGTGTAAAAAAAGCACAattgaataataaagaaacgaatgcaaaataaaaaatgaaatgaaacatgatgatgatatattaaGAGAATAGTATGATTATTAACTatggtttttttttaagggatccaagtatatatatgtcatgaaaaaacaaaaggaCAATTtggttatataaaattgcaTAATCTTtgcattttatattgttttttcataattttttcttcccTTTGTTtctatgtttttttatattcttttgtttccttcttatttatttttaatttttttactaaaacgattttataaaagttGTGAccatagtatatatattattgtaaGGCTACATTTTATTCTATGCAAACTTAAAATTCATACCGtataatattacatatatatttttttttattgctgATTATTGAGAGTTTcgtaattatatacatattatttatcattttttgtattatttttactatataGTATGTATTgtatattccttttttttagggatatatatttacatacctattgaatatatatatattacgtattattaataataatagttgTGTATGTAATTGCTGAATTTAaggtttttattattaatttttatgatttgtattatacatatataaggTTCGAAATTGGCTTATATTcactatattattatttatttttaagaattttaaaaaaatatattataaagaatttatataattttacaatCCCAAACATACAGTCATATTACTGTGTGTGATAGTATGGCTAGACATGGAACTCCCCTGTTTGACAAAATTGCAaacatgaaaatatttttgtttgcCATTCATTTTGCAcgtaaatatatgtaactCTTTGGAAATTTCCAACATTTTAATACCCCTTTGATCGTACAAAGTTTTGTACACACacgtatgtatatatattttttaaatttgtaattacataatttccatttttatatcattgtAAGTCtaaaattaagaaaaaaaaatacgatatatgaaaaaggCTATTTACATATGCTTATTGTGTAGTATGTGTATTTTTTgggaaaacaaaaaaacagGATAGACTTGTAAACAAAAgggataaaataaaatttgttcTTCTAATAAGTTCATATCtagttattttttgttttatcttaaaaatatttatttttttttcttccgTATATTATTGTGTCATAATTCACTGTTACGCAATTAAgggaattattattttttaaaattattttcatatatttttttttatacttttttaatttttatttattttttatatttgttgtaGCAACattttatgcataaaaaaagtaactagtaaaaaaatatggcaTACATTCCAATTTCCTAAAATACGTACCTTATgaattgtttattttaaagcaaaaaaataagggGTACTAAAAGGGAGAGGGAAAATAAAGGTACACACAGTGgttaaagatataaaaaataaattaataaa
This Plasmodium chabaudi chabaudi strain AS genome assembly, chromosome: 12 DNA region includes the following protein-coding sequences:
- a CDS encoding zinc finger protein, putative (term=annotation;date=20110421;qualifier=removed_product=conserved Plasmodium protein, unknown function;qualifier=added_product=zinc finger protein, putative;curatorName=ucb@sanger.ac.uk;~term=annotation;date=20170314;qualifier=added_GO:0005829;qualifier=added_literature=pmid:28288121;curatorName=ucb@sanger.ac.uk;~iprscan;InterPro:IPR000571 : Zinc finger, CCCH-type;SMART:SM00356; score=0.07;query 93-119;description=Zinc finger, CCCH-type;~iprscan;InterPro:IPR000571 : Zinc finger, CCCH-type;Prosite:PS50103; score=12.521;query 93-120;description=Zinc finger, CCCH-type;~iprscan;InterPro:IPR000571 : Zinc finger, CCCH-type;SMART:SM00356; score=0.03;query 23-49;description=Zinc finger, CCCH-type;~iprscan;InterPro:IPR000571 : Zinc finger, CCCH-type;SMART:SM00356; score=15.0;query 59-84;description=Zinc finger, CCCH-type;~iprscan;InterPro:IPR000571 : Zinc finger, CCCH-type;Prosite:PS50103; score=8.174;query 58-85;description=Zinc finger, CCCH-type;~iprscan;InterPro:IPR000571 : Zinc finger, CCCH-type;Prosite:PS50103; score=14.511;query 23-50;description=Zinc finger, CCCH-type;~iprscan;InterPro:IPR036855 : Zinc finger, CCCH-type superfamily;Superfamily:SSF90229; score=1.83E-5;query 93-124;description=Zinc finger, CCCH-type superfamily;~iprscan;InterPro:IPR036855 : Zinc finger, CCCH-type superfamily;Superfamily:SSF90229; score=1.02E-7;query 21-54;description=Zinc finger, CCCH-type superfamily) → MMTKNVNNQSPLVVTQIPRKKQFYKTKMCPWFFSGRCDRGIDCLFAHSQEELNPIPDLSFTSLCPLAKKSGLCKNEKCSYAHSVCELRPTGDLYKTAPCTKFLRGKCNAESHCRHAHYIEELRPLPGNISPSQNAINLMLAAPLTASMQKISKPKNNFFMDENRGNLNNNGVGKKNEKDLKNSTSISCNNYSLQNSLNNTRFGKKYMKNASVDNSILLGTSNMDLNPSNSNNSIHSHVTSNMNNNNELAIHNNINENILNNIMNTTNNNGNNNMNKPYRKSSSYSSKLYALLKGKDNKDGNNMNNLKFKSFLMNNHDMNNTNNANASNSSAGILSNFNIRKIHSAGNKSSDNTNGGYKSINEMMNQDMNMNCSINSNNRGGPGALVKKGTSMTNNNTMVKTGNGNMGGSNMSIGMNTKMNSNVSMASGHSNITNQHYGINRGQKNDGLHYSSFSTKEPSSPMRIPSNSSKEYAEGNETNLVDTIEHMEITAQDSVLKVIEDDNEKFNTSDIKKFFKLLQMTNANNYNDENFLYNDADMNQGVNNNMYEQYKSPSIPANIMKQQMNPDLSRTPEQYSQNNNVNNNNANNNNNKYDINDNIKNIYKINNNNLASCSNFWNFPEDEFPAPASKIAQDVEIFDY